The sequence below is a genomic window from Coffea arabica cultivar ET-39 chromosome 4c, Coffea Arabica ET-39 HiFi, whole genome shotgun sequence.
AGAGGCATGAGACCAATAAATTGCCAAGGGCCTCCAGGACTCTCTTTTCTTCCCTCTGGAACTTCCTACACAATGCaaagcaggaaaaaaaaaaagaaaagtacaaTTTAGACAAGATTCTAAAGAGGCAACACAAATCAGTTTTGCTACACAGGCAATATGAACACAAAATCAGAAATGCAGTGATCAAAATGGATTATATCTGAGCCAATTTACCTGGTATGCTACAGCAAGTGACCGCAAACCTCGCTCTGCAAACTTATCAATCACCGCATGAACCCTACGCTCTATATCCGACTTGTTGTGTGAAAGATTAAGAATCTAACATCCATTTTATACTACATATTAGCATACGCTATTAACTGAATACTAGTTAACAGAAAAGCCAGAAGAATGTTACCTGCTCTGGTGCACCTTTGCTGACCCTGTGCATTTTGCCTTGACTGTCAAAATAAGTTAACGCTGTCCTCTTATCAGTTGGATTAAAAGGAAGGAAGTGTATTTCTTGAATGCCAGCACGAGCCTGTTAATGGACATTTTGAAAGCCAATTCAGAATAGTAAGAAAGATAGTTGTATAAACATTCCTACTACAAAAGCAACATACCTCCTTTGGATCAGCCAGCATGCCAACTATAGCAGCATCTATCGCATCCTGATTTTCTGTTCTAGATGCCCGAGCAGCCATCAGAACAACAGTATCTGCATCAATGCCTTTGGCAAAAACCTGAAGATAGGATCAGAATTAGGAAAACCATACGTTGAACAAACCTATGGTGTAAAAAGAGCATGTATGATTTAAGAACTACTTTCCCCTCACTAACCTCAATAAGATTCTTGTCAACAGTAAGCTTGTTCAATGTCAAAGTTCCTGTCTTGTCACTGCAGAGCACATCCATCCCAGCCATCTCTTCTATAGCTGTCATTCTCTTTGTTATAGCTCCCTGTCAGAATAGAAATGTTTTGTCATAAATGCAAAACTTTAAGAACCACCATTGATCACAAAGTACAAGGAAACCAACAAAACAAACCTGTTGAGCTAAACGGTGAGACCCAATAGCCATTGTCACGGAGAGAACAGTGGGCATGGCAATTGGAATTCCACCTATGAGAAGCACAAGAAGATTGTCTATCCCAGGACGATATCGCCGATGTTGAATTGGATACATAACAACAATCTCGATTATCATCCCAATGGCGATAgaacaaatgcaaaaattccCAATAGCAGTCAAAACCTAAGTACGATGACCAGGGAAAATGAGACAAAAtatgaaacaaacaaaattcaagagGATATGCATTGTCAAAAACGCATATAAACAGCCCATATACTTGCCTTTTGAAAGTGGCCCACTTGATTAGTGGAGTCTACAAGATGAGCTGCCTTCCCAAAGAAGGTGTGAACACCAGTTGCAATCACTACTGCTTCAATTTCTCCTTGCTTGCACGTGGAACCAGAGTATATACCATCTCCAGGTCCTTTTGTTACAGGAAGTGACTCACCAGTCAGAGCCGACTGCAAATTCCACAATTGTACTTTCAGTACCTCGAGCAGAGCTGCAAAAGTGATGACTTGGAAATAGAAGGAGCAACCAAAACAGGATACCAACCTGGTCAATTTTCAAAGGATCTCCGTCGAGCAAGCGAGCATCAGCAGGAATGATATCACCAAGTTTTATACTGATTATATCCCCGGGCACAAGAACTGCAGCATCTTCCTCGCTCCACCTTCCATCTCTAAGAACCTTAGCAAAAACAATGAGATTCAGACCAACATAACTCAATGTCTAGACATAGGTGCATGAATTTAATGTCAGAAAATTAGATCAAATACCTTGGCTTTCGGAGCAAGACGAGCCATGAGAGCAGCTGCTGCATTGCCAGCATTGTTCTCCTCAATGAAACTGATTGTGGAGTTGATCAGAAGCAAAGTAATAATACCCACAAAATCTTGCCAATCCGGAGGCTTCCCCTGCAACACATGACACGGAGCTCAAAAAGAGCTCAAGAAGCAGAACAAAAGCTAAGCAATTCCAACCTCAAAAGACAAGCTCTCACCCCTCCATTGGCAAGTGCAATTGCCATAATAGCCGCAGCTTCCATGACCCATGAAAGAGGGTTCCACATAAAACCCAAGTACTTCAACAATTTGCTCTCCTACAATCCAGATTTTACAATCCAACATCAGGACACATTGATCAATAGCTATTACAGACCAAAACACAAGTTCaattcaaacaaaattcaaaagcgGAATACTAATAACTGCAACATACATGAGATGACAAAGTGAGAATTAAATTGTACTGGTACTACTTAAAAAGGGGATAAATTCAGAAActtgtaaagaaaaaaaaatgaaggtaaCTTGAAAATGAGTACCTTCTTCTCCTCTAGCTTGTTGTAGCCAAAAATGGCCAATCTTTCTTGAGCACCCTCAGAAGTAAGACCCTCCTTGGTACATCTCAGATTCTCAAAAACTTCTTCGATAGGAATGTTTTCCTGCAGTTCCCACATACGAAAAATTTTCCCATCAAAAACCCGAATGAGAAAAATCAGGGCAACggccaaaacaaaaaaaccaaaaaggaaaaagcttGCTTTCTTGAGTTCGCAGATCCATTACCAAATCAACTGTCTCCTTCACTACAGCTTCGAGGACTTCAGGCTTGTCAGCCATCTTCACTAGTTCAactcactttctcttttgctaTCAACCTGagctctttctttctttttcttcttttttttttttattttccttcttctttctctctaGAAATCAGGCTTCAGATCAGAACCCAGTAATCAGCGAACCACCATGGTTGGATGGATGGTTGAGAGTGAAGGCAGCACACAAACTTTAAGACAGGAAAAACAAGATTGAACCCAGTGACAAAGATCGGATtttgaagagaaagaaatggaatTGAAGGCTAAAATGAGGAGAACTACCCACCAACACCAAATCTACAAGAACTTGAACCGCTGAAAAGAGGTTGGAGTTGTAACAGTTAAAAAGTTCATTGCCTTTTGTGTTTTCCCATTTctctctttttattttaatttacaaaaagcattttttttttttaattgtagaGTAATTTACAGGagcagttaaaaaaaaaaaaaaaaaaaaaaccatcttATAACATTTCTGAAACGGCAGTGACCACACAAAGACAACAGGAGTCAGTACAGAAGAAGAGTTGAGATGATGATGTATTTatgaaatatattaaaaatttgtttttaaaaGTGGGACCCACAAAGCACTCAGCTAATTGCTAAACGAAAAGGGAAAatgtttataaaaaaaaaagagtgcatGAACCAGTTgtaattttggtaaatttttagCTTTGAATTTTTATTACTGCAGGATTTAGAAGagataatttttgttttttcttgggGTATGTAAGAAGAAGGGCCCCTAGAgcaatttattttgtttcattGGATTATCAAGAAAAGTGACAAAAGATTTTATTGCCTgaatcttttatttttctttccttttctgcaGTAATTTATCTCTTGGGGTTGGAAAAGAGTCACAGCAGTCAATTTGCAGTTGCAGCTTCTTTGACACAAATTACAGcacaaaataataacaaatgaTAATTATCAACTTGTTTGACTGGCAGTCTTGAAGGAGACCAAGTGATGTAGGAGTAAATCTTTTTCTTCTCATATCAATCATTACCAAACAAATAATTGACCGGGTTAAGTCCCGTTTGGCATTATTGTGGCTTAAAAAGAagcactttaaaaaaaaaaaaggttttaaaaatattaaaattagaCTACTTAATTTACGAAAAATGAGTTATTATTTACTATCCTAGAAATGCTTTTAGTAgttaaaaaaatacatttttttttgtaagcacGCCGTAACTCCAATCAGGGTCTAATGCTACTGGAAACTATCCAATTCTAATTTGTAACAACGCAAGATTAAAATACGTGAACTGTGAGAGGATATCATTTTCATATAGAGTATTTATGCTGTTTAttgtcaaggaaatgattttgCATTTGCAAATGTTATGGGTTTTAATGGTTAGTTTGAAAGTGTAATAATGCATCAAAGCGTGTACACTCTAGAACCAAGGAACTTTTCCAAAAGGAAAATAATTTCTAACTacacaaaatgacaaaaaactACCCCATGACGGtctgaaaaagaaattttgtaaGATTATCATTTTGCATCTGAAAAAGATATTTTAGACGAAATAAGTTGATCTTGGTCAGGCCTAATTTTCACATCATTTTAATGTATATACTGTAACTCCTGTAAAATCGTTCTCAAGCATGTGTAGTACTTTTTTGTCTTTAATAATTAACAAGAAAAGTGCATggtctgtttctttttttttttttttttttttttacgaaagAATTGCTTCTCTTTTGTTTGGTTAATTTAGATGTTACCAGTTTTGCTTGTGACGGGAACTAAATAAGTGCAATTCATGGCATATACATCAAacataatcatatgaaaagaaaaacaagccgtttttatagaaaatataGTGTAGCgatttgaaatatatatatatataagataaaaaaataattaaaaaatatgttcacgaaAACGTAAAGATTTTTTAATAGAAAAACTTCCTGTAAGAAGTTAGAGAATAGAGGACATATTCATTTATGTGCGATGTTTCTTTGTCACGTTGAGGTGAAGTCAAAATAGTGTTGAACTAACTGCATTTAAGTTTGGACACACTTAAACCATCATGGTTCTGAATTATTTACTACTCACATCCTTTGTCTATCTGGTTATTGTTTAGGCCAACCATGAGAAAAACTTCAGGCACTCCAGTCCGCTCTTTTCTTCTGTACTGTTTAATAAAACGACATTCCTAACACCTAAAAATAGCGTCGAGTACGAAATTTCCTCTCTATAGGAGTGAAAATCAGGTCACGGGTTCATCGGTCGACTCGAGTCCAAGTAGTGTAGATAATCTGTTAATTCGAACACAATCTGTTTAACTATTTATGTCATATCTTGACTCGAGATcgatttgaaatttttatagcTCATCTTAAAACAATCGAAAATGTATACGGGTTGTGtttaacttatttgataaataaggcaagttttttttttttcttttccttgtgtCACTCATGTATTGAGACAACAATAATTTTAGATTCTACAGTGCATATTAATCACCAACCTTCCAAAACAAATGATTACAAATCAAAGATCCTAACAAGATATTAAATGATTGACCACATCAATAAATGACATAATCAAGATATCAAATTCACAAAATGCTGTAagttataaaatattaaataccAATGTCCAAAACAATAATTTTATAGATATCATGGATTAGATAAGATCATTGCAAGTAACAATAGCTTGGGGAAATTTCTACACTAGTACCAAAATGTGAAGTCATATAGAACCATACTTTGTTTAGGTAATAATTATTCAACCTAATTAGTTCTTGTTGTGCGAGTGGGGATTGTTGAATAGTTTTGAGTAAAGTTTTTGTGTCTTTGCTGTTTGAAATTGTCCATTAATTTTATGCTTGTTCATTATTCTTTAGGCAAAGTTTCACAACTTAAACTATGTTGAACTTTGTAGTTTACTAAAATTAAAGACTTTATAATTAAGACTACTATGGTATTTAGGAAAATAATGCAAAATGACCATTAACTATGCTTCGGACATAGTTAGTAAAATACGGGACGAATATAGtatgaaatataatatataCCTATATTATATCAATTTTTTTCCGAAATACGATTAAAAGTTTTGCACAAAAATATTACATGTAAATAAACAGATTGTGTTTTGAGGGgagacttcttttttttttttttttaaaggtgtTTCTCACGaccaacaaataaaaaattccaATAGGGGCACTTAATTTTCCATGTAACAAATCCTcggaaaaaaattttatttattaggTGAAAAGCTTTCAGGCTTCAATGTTTACTATTAGCATCACCTCTCACATTCTAAGTTTTTAATCACCAGTGCGGATATTAGTTTTGATATGTCAAATATTTTTTATCCACGATATGAGATGGGAAAATTTAGACATTAGCTTGTCACCTTTGAGTAATTTGCAATAAAAGAGAGGGTACAGAGCATTTGGAATCTACTGAATTACGTTTAACAAAATTTCTGTTCATTAGTTTTCTGTTGCTAACAATtggaaattttggtaaaaaaataattattatgttAAACATGAAGTTTAGATTTTGGAATCTACAAGCTCTCCAAACGTGGTATAATCATTCACGCATAAATATGTGGGTTAAAAATATGCTCTTTAACTTATGCTATTTCATTCAAATAGTTAAAAAGCACTTACAACAAAGGAgccaacaaaaaagaaagacagaCAAGAAATGTGCAGGAGAGAAAGCAAGGAATATTGGgctatcttaaaaaaaaaaaagtttatatattttgcaaTAATTGTCAAAAGAAAAACATTTCTATGTGTTTGGATAATACccatttgaccaaaaattattTGCTTGTATTATAAACACGGCTTCCaatgcacctttttttttatttttttaattattttttatttcacatacatcacattataTTACAAGAGATGTTACAGTAactattccaaataatattccaaataatctagtatccaaattcaatttttcattctttttcttttgagcaAGCGAAGCTACCTTTGAATTGATTcagccaaacaaaaaaaaagcatgGGAGGTTGGCCACCTGGCTTGcaattgattcaacttttatattttacacaatAAGAAAATGTTGCAGGGGTGGGTGAACGACTTTGCTTTCCTCAATCTCAGCTTTCCTTTGTCCATCTACTTTGTCAATTCGGACTTTTATATTTGCCTCCTTGTACGTATTCCATTTCCCAAGTATGATTAAACGGTGGCAGTATCATATAATTCGGCCAAGTTGTAGAAATCCATTGGTGACAGAGGCCAAGAAAGTGAAAGCTGCTGTTGATACACTTTTATTATTCTGATTCTGAATTGAACGCAAAATCTTTAAGGTCGCTCCCGTGATGTTGATTTCCATCCTTTCGTACCTTTTAAAAGAAACATTTAGGCTTTatcatctttcttttttttttttttttgtccctccTTCATAATCTTTTATAAGATTCCTTTTCCAGACTGCATATTGGTACCTTTTGTTTATGGTGAAAGGCATAGTTTGGAATAAAGGAAATCGATGTATAAGCATCTGTTTTTATTTGTCAAGTAATGGAATAAATCATTAGGATTTGTCCGATCATATGAAAGGACATGAGTCACTAATTGTGAAAGGCGAAATCATCTAAACTTTTTTagccaaaaaaatatatatatatggagaaACAGAGATTGCGTGACaaagaaaacttcatttttgTACAATTTTTACAGATCTAGTACCTTCAATTACTAACCACCAGTCTTTGGGGTTGGTGACCACCATCAAGCCTTTAAGGTTTAGtggggtgggaggcaagggttcAATTGCCACATTAAATTGCagatttgtttcaaaaaattcaagcGGATACGTGGTGCACCTGTTTGATCcgatggtggttcagtcccTTAGTGCATGATAGATTAGGATATCCTACAATTATCATTttcggggaaaaaaaaagtactttCAATTACTCGTTCCCATATTATTGGGACAATAAGCCTCACATTAAGTTGTTTGAGACAACAATAATATTTTAGGAGTCTCATTTCAGAAGCCACCCTCCATATAATGTGAAGCAAAAATTTCACTTGCATACATCTCATTTACATATGTGGATGTGATTAAAAAACAATGAGCACGGAATAAGATTTTGCAATGGACTTgccgaagaagaagaaaaagaagaagattctATATGAACTAGCATGTACAATTCGTACTCTATAGCGTATGTGTTTAAAGTGCATGATAGTATATTTTTCTTGGTTTGATGGAATTTTGCATGATCATGAACGAAAAACTTTCATCTATTATGAGTACGTACATACTAGTCTAGGGTTTGCTCTCGTAAAGAGTtttgtttagaatttttttcaagattaatataaaaataaagGAGTAGCGAAGAAGAGATAGAATTAAATTGTGCCATATTATCTTCCTTTCTAAGAAGCTGAGGGAGTAGAGGTTAGCAATGGATGTAGGGGCGGGCAATTGCaagaatttttaattttatctcaTACTTGCACtccctaaaatttttaaattttctttcttccgtTATATTGTCCCCCTAAATTTATAGAGTAATTGCATTTGTAGCTTAATTACTTTAAACGTGAATACATCCAAAATAAAAGTTAGtatcattcttttgttttcaaaatagtaatttattttcttttttcaacctaaaaaaaaaaagaaaataaagtattaattgaaaacaaaagaataataCTCTTTGACCCTTTGGTAcatacaaataaataaatgatctTCATTTAAACTCCTTTTTCAAGAACTATAATAGGCGTTCATGCAAACCATTATATATTCATCATCCTACCAACAAATGTTATCCTCACTGGCTTTTGCTACAGTCGAGAAATGTCGATTAATGTCAATACTACCACTACTAGTCAAACATGGGAATTAGAAACCATGCTTAGGAATTAGGAGAATATCTCATCCTTTCCACACAAGCCACCAACTTCggcaatatattaatttcttcttctttttttttttttttgcttactTTATACTAGTATACATTTAGTTATTCGTGCAAAATCAATGGattcattcttttattttttctgaatCCATTGAATTTTTTTAGACAGATATCTTGCCCACAACGTACGTAGGAGGCCTGATCTACTGAACGCTAAGACCTAATGCCAGGTAAATATAATTAACAAAGATTTTATAGGTTGATTTAAGACCATGATTTTGATACACACTATagtatatataatttattaaacaccaaatgtgtttaaaaaaaaatgtgcagGTGATGCTTACAGATTACATCTCTTTCTGACAAAATGGTCAACTAATTAAGTGGAGTAAACGATTTTGCAAATCTAAATAGGTAGAGTTTAAGCTAATatctttttttgcctttttataTGGATTAATTTTTCATATACTGTCAGTGCATACTTTAACTAACAAATGCAAATGCATACCACATCGTCTAAATTTACACGTGTAACATGTATCTGTACTCGCAAGTATATACGTTAACAGTGCATAAAAATTTACCCTTTAAAAATTTGAGGAACGTTCTTGAGTATTtgagaataaaaagaaaaaaaaacaagaagacaAAAGTATCTTCATGTTAGGAGATGGTTGTTGTCCAAGTTTACAAAAAGATTGccaaatttaaaaagaaaaaaaaaaaggttttgaaAATTCTCTGCCAATTGGCAACGTGGAGTGTTCCTCCAGGGTTGCCAGTTCTTTTGCTTGTACCTTCCAATCTTCCATTATCTTCAAATATCTCTCTGAAGTTTGTGAACGTGATTGCTTGATGAAATAAGTGGCATGCATGTTGGTAGGCGATGGCGTTCACATTTTCTGATGTCGTGCTCAACAAAAAATTGGATGTGACCTATCAGTGGaccttttttttggttgttaGGTCAATCAAGTGTGTATGTCTATAATAGTCTtgatggttttatttatttatttattttttgtcatcACAGCGGgtatttggacccgtggactgGTTACCGTATGACTCAACTAGTCCTCACTGCGGGCTAGGAAAGGCTCGCCCTAGCGTAACCAGCCATGTTAACACCGGGAGTCGAAACCGTGACGATGATACTCATCCGACTGAACTACTACCATCAGCTCCAACCCCGGAGGGCGTCTTGATGGTTTTAATTGGTCTTTGTCTCTTTGGTTTTtcctgtttattttttttccttgcatttgcAGCTTCGTCCATTAATTTCTCGTATCTTTCCCTtaacaagtaaaaaaaaaaagtgtaaagCTAATTAGGAGGACTGCTGATTATGGCAATGCTGCACATGCATGAATGTTCTTTCTTTCGTTTCTTGTTTCTCTTTTGGACTTAACGACGGCAGCAAAGTAACACTATGACTCATTCAATTCCCAAGTGTTAGGAATACGTAATTCTCATATACTATATTGCTCTACCTATCACTCCATTGATGACGATCATAAATTGTTGAATGAAAACGAAATACATAAGCAAACACAATTAGTTTACCAGCCCTCAAGCTTTTTCCTACCTAATAGTTcaagaaaatgttttttttttaaatttttacttcaacaaattttttgacaaattaattgaaaagaaataatttgaCCCTTTTCTTTGATCTCTGAAAAGAAGCTAAttttaacttcttttttttttttttgaagatgaAAGCTTTTCTTTGTgtgtttttgtttccttttatcTTATAATGTGGgaatttgtttttcttgttaagctgagaccaaaaaaaaaaaaggttaaaggaaaaaaaaaacattccagGAGCTTTTggtaaaataacttttgcatTTATTAGACCTTTTGCAATCACTTCTTCAATTACTTTAAAAAGTAAAGGCACACGAGAATAGGCCCTTAATGGAAAACATTGCTAGTTCTTTAATTTACCCCATTTCTTCATTAACATTCATTAAGGAAAagaaatcaatcaatcaatcaatccaTTATGCATTTCAGCTGATGCAGCCCATATGCCATGCATGCATAGGGTTGCATATGTATGCATTAATTCAAATGTCTCATCTCATTAGAAATAGCAATTTTGAAACAATCAGCAATTACTTGAAACAATTTTGGGAATAATTACTTGaaatagagtattatttgaaatattatttggaataattactgtagcattttttgtgatgtgatgtacgtgagataaaaagtaattggaaatataaaaaagtgaattggaaaatgtgtttacgatgcaagcgaaatattatttggaataatttggcaatccaaacacacctgGATTTGTTGTATACAAGCAAGTGTAGAAAAAGGGAGCCACTGCCATTTTCTATATATTAGGACTTAATTTACCACCTCAACTACTCTAATTATTAAACTCTCATAATGAAGACTATGACAGGGGGTAAATATCTGAAAACCAGTTAGGTTCAGAAGTTGCATCCTTTAAGCTTAAATGTTACTACTATAActccttttaagttttagctCTTGAGACAAAAAAATGGAAACGAAATGACAAGTACATGGACTTTGGCCGGCTGACTGACGATGTTTTACATGAAGTATTTGAAATGGTTGTGGCTAGATCAAAGCTGTAATCTATGATTTGAATGAATGAAAACTTCATTttatcctaaaaaaaaaaatagttgtgGCTAAGAACAATCATATGCTTAAACATATTGTACATACCTCTAAAGAGACGCTGAGTGTCTATTTATTTATAGCAGGACTTCGAATATTACATTGTTTTTATCGAGTGCCCAAGTAAAATTTTTGACGCCGTataccaataaaaaaaatttaaaaattatgcTTACgagtttcttcaatttttcaatttgTCTCGCATTTTCATACcctaaaatttgtgaaattttcatttacTCTCATATTGACCACATCAAAATAAGTACAATTTACAGTACCCTATttgaaaagtaaacaaagaatgCAATTTCAATAAATAGGAATTTAAAGAATTGTGAAACTAATGATAACAAGCTTAATTTAAGCTCTGTCTAATGTTACTTTCGTATAACAATAATTAAAACTTAAATTACGTATTATTATTTATCTAAGTGATTAATTTATTACCCCCATTATCATAGGGTCCTGGCTCTGCCACTATCATACACATTACACACCCTCCACCAACATTTTACATTGAGAGGTTTAATTTCATATGCCAATAAGCAATACGGCATCCTGTATCccgattttttctttttactcgATGGATAGA
It includes:
- the LOC113740379 gene encoding plasma membrane ATPase 1, which gives rise to MADKPEVLEAVVKETVDLENIPIEEVFENLRCTKEGLTSEGAQERLAIFGYNKLEEKKESKLLKYLGFMWNPLSWVMEAAAIMAIALANGGGKPPDWQDFVGIITLLLINSTISFIEENNAGNAAAALMARLAPKAKVLRDGRWSEEDAAVLVPGDIISIKLGDIIPADARLLDGDPLKIDQSALTGESLPVTKGPGDGIYSGSTCKQGEIEAVVIATGVHTFFGKAAHLVDSTNQVGHFQKVLTAIGNFCICSIAIGMIIEIVVMYPIQHRRYRPGIDNLLVLLIGGIPIAMPTVLSVTMAIGSHRLAQQGAITKRMTAIEEMAGMDVLCSDKTGTLTLNKLTVDKNLIEVFAKGIDADTVVLMAARASRTENQDAIDAAIVGMLADPKEARAGIQEIHFLPFNPTDKRTALTYFDSQGKMHRVSKGAPEQILNLSHNKSDIERRVHAVIDKFAERGLRSLAVAYQEVPEGRKESPGGPWQFIGLMPLFDPPRHDSAETIRRALNLGVNVKMITGDQLAIGKETGRRLGMGTNMYPSSALLGQDKDESIAALPIDELIEKADGFAGVFPEHKYEIVKRLQARKHICGMTGDGVNDAPALKKADIGIAVADATDAARSASDIVLTEPGLSVIISAVLTSRAIFQRMKNYTIYAVSITIRIVLGFMLLALIWKFDFPPFMVLIIAILNDGTIMTISKDRVKPSPQPDSWKLAEIFATGIILGSYLALMTVIFFWVAYKTDFFPRTFGVSTLEKTAHDDFRKLASAIYLQVSTISQALIFVTRSRSWSYVERPGLFLVVAFVIAQLVATLIAVYANWSFAAIEGIGWGWAGVIWLYNLIFYIPLDFIKFFTRYALSGRAWDLVLEQRIAFTRQKDFGKEQRELKWAHAQRTLHGLQVPDTKLFSEATNFTELNQLAEEAKRRAEIARLRELHTLKGHVESVVRLKGLDIDTIQQAYTV